The following coding sequences lie in one Mus musculus strain C57BL/6J chromosome 11, GRCm38.p6 C57BL/6J genomic window:
- the Plek gene encoding pleckstrin, whose product MEPKRIREGYLVKKGSVFNTWKPMWVVLLEDGIEFYKKKSDNSPKGMIPLKGSTLTSPCQDFGKRMFVLKITTTKQQDHFFQAAFLEERDAWVRDIKKAIKCIEGGQKFARKSTRRSIRLPETIDLGALYLSMKDPEKGIKELNLEKDKKVFNHCLTGSGVIDWLVSNKLVRNRQEGLMISASLLSEGYLQPAGDLSKNAADGIAENPFLDSPDAFYYFPDSGFFCEENSSDDDVILREEFRGVIIKQGCLLKQGHRRKNWKVRKFILREDPAYLHYYDPAGGEDPLGAVHLRGCVVTSVESSHDVKKSDEENLFEIITADEVHYYLQAATSKERTEWIKAIQVASRTGK is encoded by the exons GGAAGTGTGTTTAATACCTGGAAACCCATGTGGGTTGTACTGTTAGAAGATGGAATtgagttttataaaaagaaaagtgacAATAGCCCCAAGGGGATGATCCCGCTGAAAGGAAGTACTCTCACTAGCCCTTGTCAAGACTTTGGCAAACGGATG TTCGTGTTAAAAATCACTACAACCAAACAGCAGGACCACTTCTTCCAGGCAGCCTTCCTGGAGGAGAGAGACGCTTGGGTTCGGGATATCAAGAAAGCCATTAAATGTATTGAAGGAGGCCAGAAGTTTGCAAGAAAATCCACAAGACGGTCCATTCGCCTGCCAGAGACAATTGACTTGGG GGCTTTGTATCTGTCTATGAAAGACCCCgagaaaggaataaaggaacTGAATCTGGAGAAGGACAAGAAAGTTTTTAATCACTGCCTCACAG GTAGTGGTGTCATTGACTGGCTGGTTTCTAACAAGCTAGTTCGGAATCGCCAGGAAGGCCTCATGATCTCCGCTTCCCTGCTCAGTGAAGGGTACCTGCAGCCTGCTGGAGATCTGTCCAAGAATGCAGCAGATGGCATAGCTGAAAACCCTTTCCTGGATAGCCCTGATGCTTTCTACTACTTT CCAGACAGTGGATTCTTCTGTGAGGAGAACTCCAGTGATGATGATGTCATTCTGAGAGAAGAATTCAGAGGGGTTATCATCAAGCAGGGATGTTTACTGAAGCAG GGGCACCGGAGGAAAAACTGGAAAGTGAGAAAGTTCATTCTGAGAGAAGACCCGGCCTACCTGCACTACTATGATCCTGCTGGG GGTGAAGATCCCCTGGGAGCAGTTCACTTGAGAGGCTGTGTGGTGACTTCAGTAGAGAGCAGTCACGATG TTAAGAAGAGTGATGAAGAGAACCTCTTTGAGATCATCACAGCAGATGAAGTTCATTATTACTTGCAGGCAGCCACTTCCAAGGAGCGTACTGAGTGGATCAAAGCCATCCAGGTGGCCTCACGGACTGGGAA ATGA